In Patescibacteria group bacterium, a single window of DNA contains:
- a CDS encoding helix-turn-helix domain-containing protein translates to MDITILKKIGLSDKEIEVYLALLENGASSVRGLVGFTGLNRGTVYDILKSLREKGLASYYHQETKQKFVAEDADKLVKLVSEEEEKIKRIKAKIADLIPELKSLQDKGGRRPATKFYEGKRGIRFILEDVLNSVGGEKEKEYFIYSATKASEDINKAYPNFTKDRIKKGIKVKAISLASGGKTYGLDERRWLGTNDESATFVLIYAGKCAFISRDSKGIPVGVIIENEMIYETQKIIFLRLWDLIK, encoded by the coding sequence ATGGATATAACCATTCTTAAAAAAATAGGTTTGTCAGACAAGGAAATAGAGGTTTATTTGGCGCTTCTGGAAAATGGCGCTTCTTCGGTGCGGGGGTTGGTTGGTTTTACCGGGTTAAACCGAGGCACGGTTTATGATATTTTAAAGAGTTTGCGGGAAAAGGGACTGGCTAGCTATTACCACCAGGAGACGAAACAAAAATTTGTGGCCGAAGATGCGGATAAGCTTGTAAAGCTGGTTAGCGAGGAAGAAGAGAAAATTAAAAGAATAAAAGCCAAGATAGCTGATTTAATTCCGGAATTAAAGTCTTTGCAGGATAAAGGTGGCAGGCGTCCAGCCACAAAATTTTATGAAGGGAAAAGGGGCATAAGGTTTATTCTGGAAGATGTTTTAAATTCGGTTGGGGGCGAAAAAGAAAAGGAATATTTTATTTATTCCGCCACTAAAGCCAGCGAAGACATTAATAAGGCTTATCCTAATTTTACTAAAGACAGGATAAAAAAGGGCATCAAAGTAAAGGCGATTTCTTTGGCTTCTGGCGGTAAAACTTATGGCCTGGATGAGCGACGTTGGCTTGGCACCAACGACGAATCCGCAACTTTTGTTTTAATTTATGCAGGCAAATGCGCTTTTATTTCCCGCGACTCCAAAGGCATCCCGGTCGGGGTGATTATTGAGAATGAAATGATATATGAGACGCAGAAAATAATTTTTTTGCGGCTCTGGGACCTTATAAAATAA